The Oncorhynchus tshawytscha isolate Ot180627B linkage group LG30, Otsh_v2.0, whole genome shotgun sequence genome includes a region encoding these proteins:
- the LOC112250260 gene encoding TBC1 domain family member 8B-like isoform X2 has product MWLKPEEILLKNAFKLWVTEKGNDYFVLQRRRGYGEGGGGLTGLLVGTLDTMLDSTSKVAPFRILHQTPDSQVYWSIACGGTKEEISQHWEWLEKNIMRTLSVFDSSDDITSFVQGKIRGLIAEEGKVSCVQEDDPEKFREALLRFEKWFDLPQKEKLVTYYSCSYWRGRVPCQGWLYLSTNFLSFYSYLLGSEVKLVISWNEIWRLEKTSNVILTESIHVLANGEDHFFSMFLHLNETFLIMEQLADYSIKRLFDKETFQEEPSLSDPLQITKRGLETHARNEQFRAFFRLPKEENLLEVYESFLWVPFSHFNTLGKICLSESYLCFASQDGSQCHVIIPMREVIGVEKPDRSSRALIVCVRGKRALRFSEVRDFERLANAIRRRCGMTASPQHSASTEVIRGECQNLINHFEDNPEEVALMVGQKDSSKAVSTEALMTVFHPQDTENLDPKMLKEKMKEQSWNIHFSEYGRGTSMFCTKKTRDLIVRGIPEALRGELWMLFSGAVNDMATNPGYYSELVDQSLGTSTLATDEIERDLHRSLPEHPAFQSDTGISALRRVLTAYAYRNPKIGYCQAMNILTSVLLLYAKEEEAFWLLVAVCERMLPDYFNRRIIGALVDQAVFEELIRMHLTQLTEHMTDLTFFSSVSLSWFLTLFISVLPIESAVNVVDCFFYDGIKAILQLGLAVLDYNMEGLISSHDDAEAVTILNKFFDNVTNKDSPLPQTVQQNSVGNNDKASSISKVDVSDLIKEAYEKYGDMKSEEVESMRKRNKLYVIQTLEDTTKQNVLRVVSQEVKFSASQLDELYVLFKRQHFLSCYWTMNSPVLLHHDPSLAYLEQYQLGFHQFSLLFSLLEPWSLCSGKDTLFLWAFRLLDENQDGLVNFKEFCCALDILYSGTFTNKLTFLFKLHQPPVSDLPEDGVIRKSPERGRGKVDLQAYLKQWQDEILKKEESIKDLPRINQAQFIQFSKTLYNLFHSDPEEESLYRAVARVTSLLLRMEEVGRRLQEPTSPQKSSTSPIQAALEGALPDGEASSTPESSSDTPSTPITQEAGSIPQEVEWSFAFEQILASLLNEPVLVRFFERPVDIQARLDHAKCAQLKAKTNK; this is encoded by the exons GTGTTTGACTCCAGCGATGACATCACCAGCTTTGTGCAGGGCAAGATCAGA GGTCTGATTGCTGAGGAAGGAAAGGTGTCATGCGTGCAGGAGGATGACCCTGAGAAGTTCCGTGAGGCTCTGCTAAGGTTTGAGAAATGGTTTGACCTCCCTCAGAAGGAGAAGCTGGTCACCTACTACTCCTGCAGCTACTGGAGGGGTCGCGTGCCCTGCCAGGGTTGGCTCTACCTCAGCACCAACTTCCTGTCCTTCTACTCCTACCTGCTGGGCTCCGAGG TGAAGCTGGTTATCTCCTGGAATGAGATCTGGAGGCTGGAGAAAACGTCCAATGTCATCCTGACGGAGAGCATCCATGTGTTGGCCAATGGGGAGGACCACTTCTTCTCCATGTTCCTTCATCTCAATGAGACATTTCTGATCATGGAGCAGTTGGCTGACTACTCCATCAAACGCCTGTTTGATAAGGAGACTTTCCAGGAAGAGCCCTCCCTCTCAGACCCTCTGCAGATCACCaagag AGGCTTAGAAACGCATGCTAGGAACGAGCAGTTCCGGGCCTTCTTCAGGCTGCCTAAAGAGGAGAACCTGCTGGAGGTATATGAGAGCTTCCTGTGGGTGCCCTTCAGCCACTTCAACACGCTGGGGAAGATCTGTCTTTCCGAGAGCTACCTGTGTTTCGCCAGCCAGGATGGCAGCCAGTGCCACGTCATCATCCCCATGAGAGAG GTGATTGGTGTGGAGAAGCCGGACCGTAGCAGCAGGgctttgattgtgtgtgtgcggggTAAGAGGGCTCTACGGTTCTCTGAAGTCCGAGACTTTGAGCGCCTCGCCAATGCAATCCGCAGGAGGTGTGGGATGACGGCCAGTCCTCAGCACTCTGCATCGACTGAG GTCATCAGAGGGGAGTGCCAAAACCTCATCAATCACTTTGAGGACAACCCAGAGGAGGTGGCTTTGATGGTGGGACAGAAGGACAGCAGCAAGGCTGTCAGCACTGAGGCCCTCATGACCGTGTTCCATCCCCAGGACACCGAAAATCTGGACCCCAAAATG CTGAAGGAGAAGATGAAGGAGCAGTCATGGAACATCCACTTCTCAGAATATGGCCGTGGCACCAGTATGTTCTGTACCAAGAAGACACGAGACCTGATTGTGCGTGGCATCCCTGAGGCCTTAAGGGGAGAGCTCTGGATGCTTTTCTCAG GTGCAGTCAATGACATGGCCACTAACCCGGGGTACTACAGTGAGCTGGTGGATCAGTCTCTGGGGACCAGCACCCTGGCCACTGACGAGATAGAGCGAGACCTGCACCGCTCCCTACCAGAGCACCCTGCCTTCCAGAGCGACACAGGCATCTCTGCCCTGCGCAGAGTCCTCACCGCATACGCCTACAGGAACCCCAAAATAGGCTATTGCCAG GCCATGAACATCCTGACGTCAGTCCTTTTGCTCTATGCAAAAGAGGAGGAGGCTTTCTGGCTGCTTGTGGCCGTCTGTGAGAGGATGCTGCCTGACTACTTTAACCGCAGGATCATCG GTGCACTGGTGGACCAGGCGGTGTTTGAGGAACTGATCCGAATGCACCTCACCCAGCTGACGGAGCACATGACAGACCTGACCTTCTTCTCCTCCGTGTCCCTGTCCTGGTTCCTGACCCTGTTTATCAGTGTCCTGCCAATAGAGAGCGCGGTCAACGTGGTCGACTGCTTCTTCTACGACGGCATCAAAGCCATCCTGCAGCTGGGCCTGGCTGTGCTCGACTATAACATGGAGGGCCTGATCAGCTCCCATGACGACGCTGAGGCGGTCACCATCCTCAACAA GTTTTTTGATAATGTGACCAATAAGGACAGTCCTCTTCCACAAACAGTGCAGCAAAACTCTGTAGGGAACAATGACAAAGCATCATCCATCTCCAAGGTGGATGTCAGTGATCTCATCAAAGAAGCCTATGAG AAATATGGAGACATGAAATCAGAGGAAGTAGAGAGCATGCGGAAAAGAAACAAACTATATGTTATCCAAACGTTAGAGGATACAACCAAGCAAAATGTG CTGCGGGTAGTGTCACAAGAAGTAAAGTTCAGTGCTTCCCAGCTTGATGAACTTTATGTATTGTTCAAG AGGCAACATTTCCTCAGCTGCTACTGGACAATGAACAGCCCAGTGCTGCTGCACCACGACCCCAGCCTGGCCTATCTGGAGCAATACCAGCTGGGCTTCCATCAGTTCAGCCTGCTCTTCTCCCTCCTGGAGCCCTGGTCCCTCTGCAGCGGCAAGGACACCCTCTTCCTCTGGGCCTTCCGCCTGCTGGATGAGAACCAGGATGGCCTCGTCAACTTCAAAGAGTTCTGCTGTGCCTTGG ATATTTTGTACAGCGGCACTTTCACCAACAAACTGACATTCCTGTTCAAGCTTCATCAGCCACCAG TGTCTGACCTTCCAGAAGATGGCGTGATCAGAAAAAGCCCTGAAAGAG GCAGAGGGAAAGTTGATCTGCAGGCCTACCTGAAACAATGGCAAGATGAGATACTAAAGAAAGAGGAGAGCATTAAGGATTTACCCAGAATAAACCAG GCTCAGTTTATCCAGTTTTCCAAAACACTCTACAACCTGTTCCATAGTGACCCAGAGGAAGAGTCTCTGTACCGTGCTGTGGCTCGGGTCACCAGTCTTCTGCTGAGAATGGAAGAAGTAGGGCGCAGGCTCCAGGAGCCCACCAGTCCCCAGAAGTCCAGCACTAGCCCCATCCAGGCTGCCCTAGAGGGGGCTCTACCTGACGGGGAGGCTTCCAGCACCCCTGAGAGCAGCTCTGACACCCCTAGCACTCCCATCACTCAGGAGGCAGGCTCCATCCCACAGGAGGTCGAGTGGTCATTCGCTTTTGAGCAGATCCTGGCATCCCTGCTCAACGAGCCTGTCCTTGTGCGCTTCTTTGAGAGGCCTGTAGACATTCAAGCCCGGCTGGACCATGCCAAGTGTGCTCAGTTGAAAGCCAAGACAAACAAGTGA
- the LOC112250260 gene encoding TBC1 domain family member 8B-like isoform X1 has product MWLKPEEILLKNAFKLWVTEKGNDYFVLQRRRGYGEGGGGLTGLLVGTLDTMLDSTSKVAPFRILHQTPDSQVYWSIACGGTKEEISQHWEWLEKNIMRTLSVFDSSDDITSFVQGKIRGLIAEEGKVSCVQEDDPEKFREALLRFEKWFDLPQKEKLVTYYSCSYWRGRVPCQGWLYLSTNFLSFYSYLLGSEVKLVISWNEIWRLEKTSNVILTESIHVLANGEDHFFSMFLHLNETFLIMEQLADYSIKRLFDKETFQEEPSLSDPLQITKRGLETHARNEQFRAFFRLPKEENLLEVYESFLWVPFSHFNTLGKICLSESYLCFASQDGSQCHVIIPMREVIGVEKPDRSSRALIVCVRGKRALRFSEVRDFERLANAIRRRCGMTASPQHSASTEVIRGECQNLINHFEDNPEEVALMVGQKDSSKAVSTEALMTVFHPQDTENLDPKMLKEKMKEQSWNIHFSEYGRGTSMFCTKKTRDLIVRGIPEALRGELWMLFSGAVNDMATNPGYYSELVDQSLGTSTLATDEIERDLHRSLPEHPAFQSDTGISALRRVLTAYAYRNPKIGYCQAMNILTSVLLLYAKEEEAFWLLVAVCERMLPDYFNRRIIGALVDQAVFEELIRMHLTQLTEHMTDLTFFSSVSLSWFLTLFISVLPIESAVNVVDCFFYDGIKAILQLGLAVLDYNMEGLISSHDDAEAVTILNKFFDNVTNKDSPLPQTVQQNSVGNNDKASSISKVDVSDLIKEAYEKYGDMKSEEVESMRKRNKLYVIQTLEDTTKQNVLRVVSQEVKFSASQLDELYVLFKRQHFLSCYWTMNSPVLLHHDPSLAYLEQYQLGFHQFSLLFSLLEPWSLCSGKDTLFLWAFRLLDENQDGLVNFKEFCCALDILYSGTFTNKLTFLFKLHQPPAFTGSPFQSKAQRLPHFIPMTDDISHLSRLTVSDLPEDGVIRKSPERGRGKVDLQAYLKQWQDEILKKEESIKDLPRINQAQFIQFSKTLYNLFHSDPEEESLYRAVARVTSLLLRMEEVGRRLQEPTSPQKSSTSPIQAALEGALPDGEASSTPESSSDTPSTPITQEAGSIPQEVEWSFAFEQILASLLNEPVLVRFFERPVDIQARLDHAKCAQLKAKTNK; this is encoded by the exons GTGTTTGACTCCAGCGATGACATCACCAGCTTTGTGCAGGGCAAGATCAGA GGTCTGATTGCTGAGGAAGGAAAGGTGTCATGCGTGCAGGAGGATGACCCTGAGAAGTTCCGTGAGGCTCTGCTAAGGTTTGAGAAATGGTTTGACCTCCCTCAGAAGGAGAAGCTGGTCACCTACTACTCCTGCAGCTACTGGAGGGGTCGCGTGCCCTGCCAGGGTTGGCTCTACCTCAGCACCAACTTCCTGTCCTTCTACTCCTACCTGCTGGGCTCCGAGG TGAAGCTGGTTATCTCCTGGAATGAGATCTGGAGGCTGGAGAAAACGTCCAATGTCATCCTGACGGAGAGCATCCATGTGTTGGCCAATGGGGAGGACCACTTCTTCTCCATGTTCCTTCATCTCAATGAGACATTTCTGATCATGGAGCAGTTGGCTGACTACTCCATCAAACGCCTGTTTGATAAGGAGACTTTCCAGGAAGAGCCCTCCCTCTCAGACCCTCTGCAGATCACCaagag AGGCTTAGAAACGCATGCTAGGAACGAGCAGTTCCGGGCCTTCTTCAGGCTGCCTAAAGAGGAGAACCTGCTGGAGGTATATGAGAGCTTCCTGTGGGTGCCCTTCAGCCACTTCAACACGCTGGGGAAGATCTGTCTTTCCGAGAGCTACCTGTGTTTCGCCAGCCAGGATGGCAGCCAGTGCCACGTCATCATCCCCATGAGAGAG GTGATTGGTGTGGAGAAGCCGGACCGTAGCAGCAGGgctttgattgtgtgtgtgcggggTAAGAGGGCTCTACGGTTCTCTGAAGTCCGAGACTTTGAGCGCCTCGCCAATGCAATCCGCAGGAGGTGTGGGATGACGGCCAGTCCTCAGCACTCTGCATCGACTGAG GTCATCAGAGGGGAGTGCCAAAACCTCATCAATCACTTTGAGGACAACCCAGAGGAGGTGGCTTTGATGGTGGGACAGAAGGACAGCAGCAAGGCTGTCAGCACTGAGGCCCTCATGACCGTGTTCCATCCCCAGGACACCGAAAATCTGGACCCCAAAATG CTGAAGGAGAAGATGAAGGAGCAGTCATGGAACATCCACTTCTCAGAATATGGCCGTGGCACCAGTATGTTCTGTACCAAGAAGACACGAGACCTGATTGTGCGTGGCATCCCTGAGGCCTTAAGGGGAGAGCTCTGGATGCTTTTCTCAG GTGCAGTCAATGACATGGCCACTAACCCGGGGTACTACAGTGAGCTGGTGGATCAGTCTCTGGGGACCAGCACCCTGGCCACTGACGAGATAGAGCGAGACCTGCACCGCTCCCTACCAGAGCACCCTGCCTTCCAGAGCGACACAGGCATCTCTGCCCTGCGCAGAGTCCTCACCGCATACGCCTACAGGAACCCCAAAATAGGCTATTGCCAG GCCATGAACATCCTGACGTCAGTCCTTTTGCTCTATGCAAAAGAGGAGGAGGCTTTCTGGCTGCTTGTGGCCGTCTGTGAGAGGATGCTGCCTGACTACTTTAACCGCAGGATCATCG GTGCACTGGTGGACCAGGCGGTGTTTGAGGAACTGATCCGAATGCACCTCACCCAGCTGACGGAGCACATGACAGACCTGACCTTCTTCTCCTCCGTGTCCCTGTCCTGGTTCCTGACCCTGTTTATCAGTGTCCTGCCAATAGAGAGCGCGGTCAACGTGGTCGACTGCTTCTTCTACGACGGCATCAAAGCCATCCTGCAGCTGGGCCTGGCTGTGCTCGACTATAACATGGAGGGCCTGATCAGCTCCCATGACGACGCTGAGGCGGTCACCATCCTCAACAA GTTTTTTGATAATGTGACCAATAAGGACAGTCCTCTTCCACAAACAGTGCAGCAAAACTCTGTAGGGAACAATGACAAAGCATCATCCATCTCCAAGGTGGATGTCAGTGATCTCATCAAAGAAGCCTATGAG AAATATGGAGACATGAAATCAGAGGAAGTAGAGAGCATGCGGAAAAGAAACAAACTATATGTTATCCAAACGTTAGAGGATACAACCAAGCAAAATGTG CTGCGGGTAGTGTCACAAGAAGTAAAGTTCAGTGCTTCCCAGCTTGATGAACTTTATGTATTGTTCAAG AGGCAACATTTCCTCAGCTGCTACTGGACAATGAACAGCCCAGTGCTGCTGCACCACGACCCCAGCCTGGCCTATCTGGAGCAATACCAGCTGGGCTTCCATCAGTTCAGCCTGCTCTTCTCCCTCCTGGAGCCCTGGTCCCTCTGCAGCGGCAAGGACACCCTCTTCCTCTGGGCCTTCCGCCTGCTGGATGAGAACCAGGATGGCCTCGTCAACTTCAAAGAGTTCTGCTGTGCCTTGG ATATTTTGTACAGCGGCACTTTCACCAACAAACTGACATTCCTGTTCAAGCTTCATCAGCCACCAG CTTTCACAGGGAGTCCTTTCCAATCAAAGGCCCAAAGACTGCCTCACTTTATTCCAATGACTGACGACATATCCCACTTGAGTCGATTGACTG TGTCTGACCTTCCAGAAGATGGCGTGATCAGAAAAAGCCCTGAAAGAG GCAGAGGGAAAGTTGATCTGCAGGCCTACCTGAAACAATGGCAAGATGAGATACTAAAGAAAGAGGAGAGCATTAAGGATTTACCCAGAATAAACCAG GCTCAGTTTATCCAGTTTTCCAAAACACTCTACAACCTGTTCCATAGTGACCCAGAGGAAGAGTCTCTGTACCGTGCTGTGGCTCGGGTCACCAGTCTTCTGCTGAGAATGGAAGAAGTAGGGCGCAGGCTCCAGGAGCCCACCAGTCCCCAGAAGTCCAGCACTAGCCCCATCCAGGCTGCCCTAGAGGGGGCTCTACCTGACGGGGAGGCTTCCAGCACCCCTGAGAGCAGCTCTGACACCCCTAGCACTCCCATCACTCAGGAGGCAGGCTCCATCCCACAGGAGGTCGAGTGGTCATTCGCTTTTGAGCAGATCCTGGCATCCCTGCTCAACGAGCCTGTCCTTGTGCGCTTCTTTGAGAGGCCTGTAGACATTCAAGCCCGGCTGGACCATGCCAAGTGTGCTCAGTTGAAAGCCAAGACAAACAAGTGA
- the LOC112250260 gene encoding TBC1 domain family member 8B-like isoform X3: protein MTSGLLVGTLDTMLDSTSKVAPFRILHQTPDSQVYWSIACGGTKEEISQHWEWLEKNIMRTLSVFDSSDDITSFVQGKIRGLIAEEGKVSCVQEDDPEKFREALLRFEKWFDLPQKEKLVTYYSCSYWRGRVPCQGWLYLSTNFLSFYSYLLGSEVKLVISWNEIWRLEKTSNVILTESIHVLANGEDHFFSMFLHLNETFLIMEQLADYSIKRLFDKETFQEEPSLSDPLQITKRGLETHARNEQFRAFFRLPKEENLLEVYESFLWVPFSHFNTLGKICLSESYLCFASQDGSQCHVIIPMREVIGVEKPDRSSRALIVCVRGKRALRFSEVRDFERLANAIRRRCGMTASPQHSASTEVIRGECQNLINHFEDNPEEVALMVGQKDSSKAVSTEALMTVFHPQDTENLDPKMLKEKMKEQSWNIHFSEYGRGTSMFCTKKTRDLIVRGIPEALRGELWMLFSGAVNDMATNPGYYSELVDQSLGTSTLATDEIERDLHRSLPEHPAFQSDTGISALRRVLTAYAYRNPKIGYCQAMNILTSVLLLYAKEEEAFWLLVAVCERMLPDYFNRRIIGALVDQAVFEELIRMHLTQLTEHMTDLTFFSSVSLSWFLTLFISVLPIESAVNVVDCFFYDGIKAILQLGLAVLDYNMEGLISSHDDAEAVTILNKFFDNVTNKDSPLPQTVQQNSVGNNDKASSISKVDVSDLIKEAYEKYGDMKSEEVESMRKRNKLYVIQTLEDTTKQNVLRVVSQEVKFSASQLDELYVLFKRQHFLSCYWTMNSPVLLHHDPSLAYLEQYQLGFHQFSLLFSLLEPWSLCSGKDTLFLWAFRLLDENQDGLVNFKEFCCALDILYSGTFTNKLTFLFKLHQPPAFTGSPFQSKAQRLPHFIPMTDDISHLSRLTVSDLPEDGVIRKSPERGRGKVDLQAYLKQWQDEILKKEESIKDLPRINQAQFIQFSKTLYNLFHSDPEEESLYRAVARVTSLLLRMEEVGRRLQEPTSPQKSSTSPIQAALEGALPDGEASSTPESSSDTPSTPITQEAGSIPQEVEWSFAFEQILASLLNEPVLVRFFERPVDIQARLDHAKCAQLKAKTNK from the exons GTGTTTGACTCCAGCGATGACATCACCAGCTTTGTGCAGGGCAAGATCAGA GGTCTGATTGCTGAGGAAGGAAAGGTGTCATGCGTGCAGGAGGATGACCCTGAGAAGTTCCGTGAGGCTCTGCTAAGGTTTGAGAAATGGTTTGACCTCCCTCAGAAGGAGAAGCTGGTCACCTACTACTCCTGCAGCTACTGGAGGGGTCGCGTGCCCTGCCAGGGTTGGCTCTACCTCAGCACCAACTTCCTGTCCTTCTACTCCTACCTGCTGGGCTCCGAGG TGAAGCTGGTTATCTCCTGGAATGAGATCTGGAGGCTGGAGAAAACGTCCAATGTCATCCTGACGGAGAGCATCCATGTGTTGGCCAATGGGGAGGACCACTTCTTCTCCATGTTCCTTCATCTCAATGAGACATTTCTGATCATGGAGCAGTTGGCTGACTACTCCATCAAACGCCTGTTTGATAAGGAGACTTTCCAGGAAGAGCCCTCCCTCTCAGACCCTCTGCAGATCACCaagag AGGCTTAGAAACGCATGCTAGGAACGAGCAGTTCCGGGCCTTCTTCAGGCTGCCTAAAGAGGAGAACCTGCTGGAGGTATATGAGAGCTTCCTGTGGGTGCCCTTCAGCCACTTCAACACGCTGGGGAAGATCTGTCTTTCCGAGAGCTACCTGTGTTTCGCCAGCCAGGATGGCAGCCAGTGCCACGTCATCATCCCCATGAGAGAG GTGATTGGTGTGGAGAAGCCGGACCGTAGCAGCAGGgctttgattgtgtgtgtgcggggTAAGAGGGCTCTACGGTTCTCTGAAGTCCGAGACTTTGAGCGCCTCGCCAATGCAATCCGCAGGAGGTGTGGGATGACGGCCAGTCCTCAGCACTCTGCATCGACTGAG GTCATCAGAGGGGAGTGCCAAAACCTCATCAATCACTTTGAGGACAACCCAGAGGAGGTGGCTTTGATGGTGGGACAGAAGGACAGCAGCAAGGCTGTCAGCACTGAGGCCCTCATGACCGTGTTCCATCCCCAGGACACCGAAAATCTGGACCCCAAAATG CTGAAGGAGAAGATGAAGGAGCAGTCATGGAACATCCACTTCTCAGAATATGGCCGTGGCACCAGTATGTTCTGTACCAAGAAGACACGAGACCTGATTGTGCGTGGCATCCCTGAGGCCTTAAGGGGAGAGCTCTGGATGCTTTTCTCAG GTGCAGTCAATGACATGGCCACTAACCCGGGGTACTACAGTGAGCTGGTGGATCAGTCTCTGGGGACCAGCACCCTGGCCACTGACGAGATAGAGCGAGACCTGCACCGCTCCCTACCAGAGCACCCTGCCTTCCAGAGCGACACAGGCATCTCTGCCCTGCGCAGAGTCCTCACCGCATACGCCTACAGGAACCCCAAAATAGGCTATTGCCAG GCCATGAACATCCTGACGTCAGTCCTTTTGCTCTATGCAAAAGAGGAGGAGGCTTTCTGGCTGCTTGTGGCCGTCTGTGAGAGGATGCTGCCTGACTACTTTAACCGCAGGATCATCG GTGCACTGGTGGACCAGGCGGTGTTTGAGGAACTGATCCGAATGCACCTCACCCAGCTGACGGAGCACATGACAGACCTGACCTTCTTCTCCTCCGTGTCCCTGTCCTGGTTCCTGACCCTGTTTATCAGTGTCCTGCCAATAGAGAGCGCGGTCAACGTGGTCGACTGCTTCTTCTACGACGGCATCAAAGCCATCCTGCAGCTGGGCCTGGCTGTGCTCGACTATAACATGGAGGGCCTGATCAGCTCCCATGACGACGCTGAGGCGGTCACCATCCTCAACAA GTTTTTTGATAATGTGACCAATAAGGACAGTCCTCTTCCACAAACAGTGCAGCAAAACTCTGTAGGGAACAATGACAAAGCATCATCCATCTCCAAGGTGGATGTCAGTGATCTCATCAAAGAAGCCTATGAG AAATATGGAGACATGAAATCAGAGGAAGTAGAGAGCATGCGGAAAAGAAACAAACTATATGTTATCCAAACGTTAGAGGATACAACCAAGCAAAATGTG CTGCGGGTAGTGTCACAAGAAGTAAAGTTCAGTGCTTCCCAGCTTGATGAACTTTATGTATTGTTCAAG AGGCAACATTTCCTCAGCTGCTACTGGACAATGAACAGCCCAGTGCTGCTGCACCACGACCCCAGCCTGGCCTATCTGGAGCAATACCAGCTGGGCTTCCATCAGTTCAGCCTGCTCTTCTCCCTCCTGGAGCCCTGGTCCCTCTGCAGCGGCAAGGACACCCTCTTCCTCTGGGCCTTCCGCCTGCTGGATGAGAACCAGGATGGCCTCGTCAACTTCAAAGAGTTCTGCTGTGCCTTGG ATATTTTGTACAGCGGCACTTTCACCAACAAACTGACATTCCTGTTCAAGCTTCATCAGCCACCAG CTTTCACAGGGAGTCCTTTCCAATCAAAGGCCCAAAGACTGCCTCACTTTATTCCAATGACTGACGACATATCCCACTTGAGTCGATTGACTG TGTCTGACCTTCCAGAAGATGGCGTGATCAGAAAAAGCCCTGAAAGAG GCAGAGGGAAAGTTGATCTGCAGGCCTACCTGAAACAATGGCAAGATGAGATACTAAAGAAAGAGGAGAGCATTAAGGATTTACCCAGAATAAACCAG GCTCAGTTTATCCAGTTTTCCAAAACACTCTACAACCTGTTCCATAGTGACCCAGAGGAAGAGTCTCTGTACCGTGCTGTGGCTCGGGTCACCAGTCTTCTGCTGAGAATGGAAGAAGTAGGGCGCAGGCTCCAGGAGCCCACCAGTCCCCAGAAGTCCAGCACTAGCCCCATCCAGGCTGCCCTAGAGGGGGCTCTACCTGACGGGGAGGCTTCCAGCACCCCTGAGAGCAGCTCTGACACCCCTAGCACTCCCATCACTCAGGAGGCAGGCTCCATCCCACAGGAGGTCGAGTGGTCATTCGCTTTTGAGCAGATCCTGGCATCCCTGCTCAACGAGCCTGTCCTTGTGCGCTTCTTTGAGAGGCCTGTAGACATTCAAGCCCGGCTGGACCATGCCAAGTGTGCTCAGTTGAAAGCCAAGACAAACAAGTGA